One region of Rhodocaloribacter litoris genomic DNA includes:
- a CDS encoding rhodanese-like domain-containing protein: protein MALNFFRTPVPGIPVERLKSMLDHGEEFVLIDVREPNERNIASIGGTNVPLQKLPDTIEDVVEDKETRIVVYCRSGSRSARAVEYMRAMGYRNVVNLEGGILAWIERIDPTLTPY from the coding sequence ATGGCACTCAACTTCTTCCGCACACCGGTTCCCGGTATCCCGGTAGAACGACTCAAAAGCATGCTCGATCATGGCGAAGAATTTGTTCTTATTGATGTGCGAGAACCGAACGAGAGGAACATCGCCAGCATTGGCGGAACGAACGTGCCGCTTCAGAAACTTCCGGACACGATAGAAGACGTAGTTGAAGACAAAGAAACCAGGATCGTTGTCTACTGCCGCTCGGGTTCGCGTTCGGCCCGCGCTGTCGAGTACATGCGGGCAATGGGCTACAGGAACGTGGTAAATCTGGAAGGAGGTATTCTGGCCTGGATAGAACGCATCGATCCCACGCTCACGCCTTATTGA
- the miaA gene encoding tRNA (adenosine(37)-N6)-dimethylallyltransferase MiaA has product MIAGPTATGKTWLSIELAERVGAEIVSADSRQVYRGLDIGTAKPTVEERRGIPHHFIDELELEVPFSAGRFAAAARERIRSILERGRLPVVVGGSTLYLHALIHGLPDLPEADPDLRHALNQRLAREGGEALYRELQRVDPGFAATLDPTKTQRLVRGLEVYYATGRPLSSFPTTPPEPGFRYRVVVLCRDRKELYARINARVDAMIEAGLVDEVRALAAQGYDERINALNTIGYREVFAHLRGEIPFGEMVRLIKRNTRRYAKRQMTWFRRYGFVSYNNGYDLLL; this is encoded by the coding sequence GTGATTGCAGGGCCGACGGCCACTGGCAAGACCTGGCTGAGCATCGAGCTCGCAGAGCGTGTCGGCGCAGAGATTGTCTCGGCGGACAGCCGCCAGGTGTACCGTGGTCTGGACATCGGAACGGCCAAACCGACCGTCGAGGAACGCCGGGGCATTCCCCACCACTTCATCGACGAGTTGGAGCTGGAGGTCCCCTTCTCAGCCGGCCGGTTCGCGGCGGCGGCCCGTGAACGTATCCGCTCGATCCTGGAGCGTGGCCGTCTTCCGGTTGTCGTCGGCGGATCGACCCTCTACCTGCATGCCCTGATCCATGGCCTGCCCGACCTTCCGGAGGCCGATCCCGACCTCCGGCACGCGTTGAACCAGCGGCTGGCACGCGAGGGCGGCGAGGCGCTGTATCGGGAACTGCAGCGGGTCGATCCCGGGTTTGCCGCCACGCTCGATCCCACGAAGACGCAGCGGCTCGTGCGCGGGCTCGAGGTGTACTACGCCACCGGCCGGCCGCTGTCCAGTTTCCCCACGACGCCTCCGGAACCCGGGTTTCGGTATCGGGTCGTCGTTCTGTGCCGCGATCGGAAAGAACTGTATGCCCGCATCAACGCGCGCGTCGATGCCATGATCGAGGCCGGTCTCGTCGACGAGGTGCGCGCCCTGGCCGCACAGGGATACGACGAGCGGATCAATGCCCTGAACACCATCGGTTACAGGGAGGTTTTTGCACACCTGCGTGGGGAGATCCCCTTCGGGGAGATGGTCCGGCTCATCAAGCGGAACACCCGCCGGTATGCGAAGCGGCAGATGACTTGGTTTCGCCGGTATGGTTTTGTTTCTTACAATAACGGCTATGACCTGCTTTTGTAG